In Grus americana isolate bGruAme1 chromosome 4, bGruAme1.mat, whole genome shotgun sequence, one genomic interval encodes:
- the SDAD1 gene encoding protein SDA1 homolog, which yields MSGRQGNKLPSNLPQLQNLIKRDPTSYTEEFLQQYHHYQSHVEIFTFQPDKPSKELAELVMFLAQVAHCYPEHMANFPQQLKELLSYHHTVLDADLRMTFCKALILLRNKNLINPTSLLELFFQLLRCHDKLLRKTLYTHIVSDIKNVNAKHKNNKVNTTLQNFMYTMLRDSNPTAAKISLDVMIELYRRNIWNDAKTVNVITTACFSKVTKVLVAGLKFFLGKDEDEKQDSDSESEDDAPTARDLMMRYATNKKTTKRKKKLEKAMKVLKKQKQKKKPEVFNFSAIHLIHDPQDFAEKLLKQLENCKERFEVKMMLMDLISRLVGIHELFLFNFYPFIQRFLQPHQREVTKILLFAAQASHQLVPPEIIQSVLMTIANNFVTDKNSGEVMTVGINAIKEITARCPLAMTEDLLQDLVQYKTHKNKNVMMSARTLIHLFRSLNPEMLQKKFRGKPTEASLEARIHEYGELDAKDYIPGAEVLDVESQKEKGGTQDEDGWESASLSEEEDNGDGEWIDVHHSSDEEQQQVAEKVKNMPIEERKAKAAAVSTSRLLTQEDFHKIRLAQLSKEVNSAPGKAAKRKMIEIDDEEEEGRGELLSLRDIEHLHKKPKSDKETRLATAMAGKTDRKEFVKKKTRINPFASSSNKEKKKHKNFMMMRYSHSVRTKNKRSFREKQLALRDALLKKRKRLLK from the exons ATGTCGGGCCGCCAGGGAAACAAGCTGCCCAGCAACCTGCCCCAGCTGCAGAACCTTATCAAGCGGGACCCCACCTCCTACACCGAAGAG TTTCTCCAGCAGTACCACCACTACCAGTCCCATGTGGAGATTTTCACCTTCCAGCCGGACAAGCCCAGTAAGGAGCTGGCCGAGCTGGTGATGTTCCTGGCGCAG GTCGCTCACTGCTATCCAGAACACATGGCCAACTTTCCCCAGCAACTGAAGGAGCTGCTCTCCTACCACCATACGGTCCTGGATGCAGACCTGCGCATG ACGTTCTGTAAGGCTTTGATCTTGTTAAGAAACAAGAATCTGATAAATCCTACGAGTTTGCTGGAGCtcttctttcagctgctgcGGTGTCATGATAAGCTTCTACGAAAA ACTCTGTATACTCACATCGTGTCGGACATCAAGAATGTCAAtgctaaacacaaaaacaaTAAAGTAAACACA ACGCTGCAGAACTTCATGTATACTATGTTGAGAGACAGCAATCCCACTGCTGCGAAGATATCTCTGGACGTCATGATTGAACTTTACAGAAGGAATATTTG GAATGATGCCAAAACAGTAAATGTCATCACAACTGCCTGCTTTTCCAAAGTCACAAAG GTCTTAGTTGCTGGTTTGAAGTTCTTTCTTGGGAAGGATGAAGACGAGAAACAAGACAGTGACTCGGAATCTGAG GACGATGCTCCCACGGCCAGAGATCTGATGATGCGGTACGCGACTAACAAGAAAACCACGAAGCGcaagaagaaactggaaaaagcgATGAAGGTCCTCAAG aagcagaagcagaaaaagaagccaGAGGTGTTCAACTTTTCTGCTATTCACTTGATACATGATCCCCAAG ATTTTGCAGAGAAACTGTTGAAGCAGCTGGAGAACTGTAAGGAACGGTTTGAGGTGAAGATGATGCTCATGGACCTAATATCTAGGCTAGTTGGAATACACGAG ctttttctttttaatttctaccCCTTCATTCAGAGATTCCTACAGCCCCATCAGAGAG aagTGACGAAGATtcttctgtttgctgcacaAGCTTCACATCAGCTAGTACCGCCCGAG ATTATCCAGTCAGTGTTAATGACCATTGCCAACAACTTTGTCACTGACAAGAATTCTGGGGAGGTCATGACTGTAGG AATCAATGCGATAAAAGAAATCACTGCGAGATGTCCGCTAGCCATGACCGAAGATCTGCTCCAAGACCTCGTTCAGTACAAgactcataaaaataaaa ATGTGATGATGTCTGCAAGAACTCTGATACACCTTTTCCGTTCTCTGAATCCAGAGatgctgcaaaagaaattcaga GGTAAGCCTACTGAGGCCTCGTTGGAAGCCAGGATTCACGAATATGGAGAACTGGATGCCAAAGATTATATTCCAGGAGCGGAAGTACTGGATGTTGAGAgtcaaaaggaaaagggaggaacCCAAGACGAAG ATGGATGGGAAAGTGCTAGTCTGAGTGAGGAAGAAGATAATGGAGACGGAGAATGGATCGATGTGCATCACTCCTCAgatgaggagcagcagcaagta gcgGAGAAGGTGAAAAACATGCCCATAGAGGAACGAAAAGCCAAAGCTGCAGCGGTCAGTACAAGCAGGCTGCTAACCCAAGAAGACTTTCACAAAATACGCCTTGCCCAGCTCTCCAAAGAAGTTAATTCTGCACCTGGCAAAGCTGCCAAGAGGAAAATGATTGAAATagatgatgaagaggaggagggcag AGGAGAGTTGCTATCACTCAGAGATATTGAACATCTGCATAAGAAGCCTAAATCGGACAAGGAGACCAGATTGGCAACTGCAATG GCtggaaaaacagacagaaaagaatttgtgaaaaagaaaacaagaattaacCCATTTGCCAGCTCTTccaacaaagagaagaaaaaacacaagaacTTCATGATGATGAGATACAGCCATAGTGTCCGGACTAAAAATAAGCGTTCTTTCAGGGAAAAACAG CTGGCTCTTCGAGATGCacttctgaaaaagagaaaacggCTGCTGAAATAA